In Methanobacterium paludis, the following proteins share a genomic window:
- a CDS encoding DUF169 domain-containing protein, whose translation MSSCDVNGYEEISNRIKDKLGLTKSPVAIKLVLREEDIPEGISKIDESIRHCEMVQKAAQGATFYATVAEEKCKGGASAIGLMEPPEMVKTGETYYKLKRFSSLGAAKRTVDSIPKIEPIMKAIAYAPLETAPFDPDVIVIIANPKQAMQLSQALVYTLGGRVEADFSGIQSICADAVAGPYTRKTANITLGCSGSRKYAKINPDEVIVGLNGENIGCVVNALDAL comes from the coding sequence ATGTCTAGTTGTGATGTAAATGGATACGAAGAAATATCCAACAGAATAAAGGATAAATTAGGTTTAACTAAATCTCCAGTTGCAATTAAACTAGTATTAAGGGAAGAAGATATCCCTGAGGGGATTTCAAAGATAGATGAAAGTATCAGGCACTGTGAAATGGTTCAAAAGGCAGCGCAAGGTGCAACATTCTATGCAACAGTGGCAGAAGAGAAATGTAAAGGTGGAGCATCAGCAATAGGATTAATGGAACCGCCGGAAATGGTTAAAACTGGTGAAACTTATTACAAACTGAAAAGGTTCTCAAGTTTGGGTGCTGCCAAACGTACAGTGGATTCAATCCCAAAAATAGAGCCTATAATGAAAGCTATAGCTTACGCACCACTTGAAACTGCACCATTTGACCCAGATGTTATTGTGATAATTGCAAACCCTAAACAGGCAATGCAACTTTCTCAGGCATTGGTTTACACTCTGGGTGGTCGTGTTGAGGCAGATTTCTCTGGAATCCAGTCGATCTGTGCCGATGCAGTTGCAGGACCTTACACACGAAAGACAGCCAACATCACTTTAGGTTGCAGTGGGTCACGTAAATACGCTAAAATCAATCCAGACGAGGTAATTGTTGGATTAAACGGCGAAAACATTGGTTGTGTTGTGAACGCGCTTGATGCACTGTAA